In Podarcis muralis chromosome 14, rPodMur119.hap1.1, whole genome shotgun sequence, one genomic interval encodes:
- the LOC114584898 gene encoding uncharacterized protein LOC114584898 produces the protein MYRAYQPLLPATNRYLQEKWDKASYQEHCRKVELAAPVVNTKAPPTPLHLQVNLKKLQLERERQAVRDQENRSHSAKLWRIKQSPGRVDNWNFYCVHSLNWGKRQRDLARIYWENQELAKRLEGRRSELAQERWQQDWHKEQLIRSSIARYPRETVSCQARNGRRRQACENNHIPLSASGRRNPSINPSRTREPFSSKNHSRMGKSFWGSGSESTQEEEITTTTCSPSTLGKRDVAGQLSKETSLLAKIASGGFCHRHVDGSLVRTDLAAGGSLEKPRCEAAMISSKPRTSVCLRGNLGPLETSLRPASGDTEKKAAFSPTKNI, from the exons ATGTACCGAGCCTACCagcctctccttccagcaaccAACAGGTACCTGCAGGAGAAATGGGACAAAGCCAGTTATCAGGAGCACTGCAGGAAG GTGGAACTAGCAGCTCCTGTGGTCAACACAAAAGCCCCACCTACACCTTTGCATCTTCAGGTGAATTTGAAGAAACTCCAG CTGGAAAGAGAGCGCCAAGCTGTTCGGGACCAGGAAAACCGCTCACATTCTGCCAAACTTTGGCGCATCAAGCAGTCGCCGGGACGGGTGGACAACTGGAACTTCTATTGCGTTCACAG CTTGAATTGGGGCAAGCGGCAGCGTGATCTTGCACGCATCTACTGGGAGAACCAAGAGCTGGCGAAGCGTCTGGAAGGAAGGAGGTCAGAACTTGCTCAGGAACGCTGGCAGCAAGACTGGCACAAGGAGCAACTAATCCGTAGCAGCATTGCCCGCTACCCCCGTGAGACAGTGAGCTGCCAG GCAAGGAATGGGAGAAGGAGGCAGGCTTGCGAGAAcaaccatattcccctttcagcCTCTGGCAGGAGAAACCCCAGCATAAACCCCAGCAGGACCCGTGAACCTTTCAGCAGCAAGAATCACAGCAGAATGGGCAAGAGCTTTTGGGGAAGTGGGAGTGAGTCCACCCAAGAAGAGGAGATAACAACCACCACATGCTCACCTTCCACTTTGGGAAAAAGAGATGTGGCCGGGCAACTCAGcaaagagacttctctgctggCCAAGATTGCATCTGGAGGCTTCTGCCATAGACATGTTGATGGTTCGTTGGTCAGGACAGATTTGGCAGCGGGAGGTTCTCTTGAAAAGCCCAGATGTGAAGCAGCGATGATCAGCAGCAAACCTCGCACCTCTGTATGCTTAAGGGGGAACCTCGGACCTTTGGAGACCAGCCTGAGGCCTGCTTCAGGGGACACGGAGAAGAAGGCAGCATTTTCACCCACTAAAAACATTTAA